In Polaribacter sp. L3A8, a genomic segment contains:
- a CDS encoding cell division ATP-binding protein FtsE: MENPVLFLENAEIYQRENLVLSKVNLSIQKGEFYYLIGKTGSGKSSLLKTLYGDLTLQKGAGSIVDFDLKKLKENDIPFLRRKIGIVFQDFKLLSDRNVFGNLEFVLKATGWKDKTKIKDKIDEVLDKVGMKAQAYKKTYELSGGEQQRIAIARALLNDPELILADEPTGNLDPKTSLEVMELLNEIHKSGKTILMATHDYQLIVKFKQKTLKCEGGELFEVAQKATV; this comes from the coding sequence ATGGAAAACCCAGTCTTATTTTTAGAAAACGCAGAGATTTATCAAAGAGAGAATTTGGTATTGTCTAAAGTGAATTTATCGATACAAAAAGGAGAGTTTTACTATTTAATTGGTAAAACCGGAAGCGGAAAAAGTAGTCTGTTGAAAACGTTGTATGGAGATTTAACGTTACAAAAAGGTGCAGGTAGTATTGTAGATTTTGATTTAAAGAAATTAAAAGAAAATGATATCCCTTTTTTACGACGAAAAATAGGAATTGTTTTTCAAGATTTTAAATTGTTAAGCGATAGAAATGTCTTTGGTAATTTAGAGTTTGTTTTAAAAGCTACAGGCTGGAAAGATAAAACTAAGATTAAAGATAAAATTGATGAGGTTTTAGATAAAGTTGGGATGAAGGCGCAAGCTTACAAAAAAACCTATGAACTTTCTGGAGGAGAACAGCAAAGAATAGCCATTGCAAGAGCCTTATTAAATGATCCTGAATTAATTTTAGCAGATGAGCCGACAGGCAATTTAGACCCAAAAACTTCTTTAGAAGTTATGGAGCTTTTAAATGAAATTCATAAAAGTGGAAAAACAATTTTAATGGCAACGCACGATTATCAATTAATTGTAAAATTTAAGCAAAAAACTTTGAAGTGTGAAGGTGGAGAGTTGTTTGAAGTAGCTCAAAAAGCAACTGTATAA
- a CDS encoding glycosyltransferase family 2 protein, translating to MLSVLIPTYNYNAFFLVKKIHQQLILENIAFEIICLDDGSKSPLNVKNKEINKLSFSSFKNLEHNIGRSAIRNLLAKKATYDWLLFLDVDVIPVKSNFIKKYINCFAKDKTVFCGGLLYEDKIENVKLLRYKYGKKHEEISVEKRIENPDKYFFTSNFLIKKEAFNRVKFEEKLILYGREDLLFSLELINKEYNIEHISNEVYHLGLDKNDLFVAKTKEAMENLIFIDKQSLIDTTEMPLLGLVRKISAVKMTRIVGMFHLFFEKLAIKKSSVFFLNCMKVSYMCHLKLKHE from the coding sequence ATGCTTTCTGTACTTATACCAACATATAATTACAATGCTTTTTTTTTGGTAAAAAAAATTCATCAACAATTAATTTTAGAAAACATAGCATTCGAAATTATTTGTTTAGATGATGGTTCTAAGTCGCCTTTAAATGTAAAAAATAAAGAAATAAATAAACTTTCATTTTCTAGCTTTAAAAATCTAGAGCATAATATTGGAAGAAGTGCTATTAGAAACTTGTTAGCCAAAAAAGCAACGTACGATTGGTTGTTATTTTTAGATGTAGATGTTATTCCTGTAAAATCTAATTTTATAAAAAAATATATAAATTGTTTCGCAAAAGATAAAACTGTTTTTTGTGGAGGATTGTTATATGAAGATAAAATAGAAAACGTTAAGTTATTACGTTATAAATATGGTAAAAAACATGAAGAAATTTCTGTAGAAAAACGCATTGAAAATCCAGATAAGTATTTTTTTACCTCTAATTTTTTAATTAAGAAAGAAGCCTTTAATAGGGTAAAATTTGAAGAAAAATTAATCTTATATGGTAGAGAAGATTTATTGTTTTCTTTAGAGTTAATAAATAAAGAGTATAATATTGAACATATAAGTAATGAAGTCTATCATTTAGGTTTAGATAAAAATGATTTGTTTGTTGCTAAAACTAAAGAGGCAATGGAAAACCTTATTTTTATTGATAAACAAAGCTTAATTGATACAACAGAAATGCCTTTGTTAGGTTTGGTTAGAAAAATATCAGCAGTAAAAATGACAAGAATAGTTGGAATGTTTCATCTCTTTTTTGAAAAATTAGCTATTAAAAAATCTTCGGTTTTCTTCTTAAATTGTATGAAAGTAAGTTATATGTGTCATTTAAAATTAAAGCATGAATAG